The following coding sequences lie in one Candidatus Nitrospira allomarina genomic window:
- the purE gene encoding 5-(carboxyamino)imidazole ribonucleotide mutase, with protein MNTESDHSNPLVAIIMGSSSDWETMRHASLILTELAVPHECRIVSAHRTPDFLFEYVGSAQSRGIHVIIAGAGGAAHLPGMAAAKTILPVLGVPVRSRALQGFDSLLSIVQMPKGIPVATHAIGEDGAVNAALQAAAILAVSDHGIGQRLKAYYDQRHNPALEKLI; from the coding sequence ATGAATACCGAATCTGATCATTCCAATCCACTCGTAGCGATTATCATGGGGAGTAGTAGTGATTGGGAGACCATGCGGCACGCAAGTCTGATTCTCACGGAATTGGCCGTTCCCCATGAATGCCGGATTGTGTCAGCCCACCGCACACCGGATTTTCTCTTTGAGTATGTCGGATCGGCCCAAAGCCGCGGCATCCACGTGATCATTGCCGGGGCAGGAGGAGCCGCACACCTGCCGGGAATGGCCGCGGCAAAAACGATACTTCCGGTTCTCGGAGTGCCGGTGCGGTCTCGAGCCCTGCAAGGCTTTGATTCGCTCTTATCCATAGTCCAAATGCCAAAGGGCATCCCGGTTGCGACCCATGCGATCGGCGAGGATGGAGCAGTCAATGCCGCATTACAGGCAGCAGCCATTCTTGCCGTATCTGATCACGGCATCGGCCAACGACTTAAGG